One segment of Mugil cephalus isolate CIBA_MC_2020 chromosome 14, CIBA_Mcephalus_1.1, whole genome shotgun sequence DNA contains the following:
- the LOC125019652 gene encoding aurora kinase A and ninein-interacting protein isoform X2 yields the protein MKTSKATVQTSAQEECGVWLDTVQLKGKAKQKRLARPISKLLNPFAQGGGYSLAVALSFTQTKMEMPKTKQSSISTFFTPHQRNLNKMSTSAPPNMDPSTSTTPTVVTSGRKRGRDTYHEESDLCKSDVDHEWDRENVSEADATLWPRQITSVSPSQNIHCEFEEENFEDFKPPKSKRRLTDTSHLLPGDSQPLPQAWSQDPLLTYSQYAESEFYQASQKNATQKNLSDSEPSFLNSLQSEEGFGNLMDVNGRTSTQKSLKHPHSSQFDDEKENSKSLSFNSPSKRSSFSHGGHLSNHKWAEPKTVLPRKHKRELWKKAEEQEILDSEIKWTKPICSPLKKRAPQQRNRGVDEDSLAMLFTQDSEGFRVIAHRGLQTRSPLKDQSNVSNGMLRTSAFKSLVEEEAEDDMLFTQDSQGNVVIKH from the exons ATGAAGACCTCTAAAGCAACAGTGCAGACATCTGCTCAAGAGGAATGTGGCGTTTGGTTGGACACTGTGCAGCTGAAAGGAAAAGCTAAACAA AAACGTCTCGCTCGCCCCATTTCTAAATTGCTGAATCCCTTCGCTCAAGGTGGGGGATACAGTTTGGCTGTGGCACTCAGCTTCACTCAGACCAAAATGGAAATGCCAAAAACTAAACAGAGTTCTATATCAACCTTTTTCACGCCTCATCAGAGAA ACCTCAATAAGATGTCCACTTCAGCACCACCAAACATGGATCCATCTACCTCAACTACACCCACAGTGGTAACATCTGGGAGAAAACGAGGACGTGACACGTATCACGAAGAGTCTGACTTGTGTAAGTCTGATGTAGATCATGAGTGGGACAGGGAAAATGTGTCAGAGGCTGACGCAACACTGTGGCCGAGGCAAATAACAAGTGTTTCACCTTCACAAAATATACACTGTGAATTTGAAGAGGAGAATTTTGAAGACTTTAAACCGCCAAAGAGTAAGAGGAGGCTCACAGACACGTCACACTTACTACCCGGTGACAGTCAACCTCTTCCACAGGCGTGGAGTCAGGACCCACTGCTTACCTATAGCCAGTATGCTGAAAGTGAATTTTACCAAGCGAGCCAGAAAAACGCCACACAGAAGAACTTAAGCGACTCTGAGCCGAGTTTCCTCAACAGTCTACAAAGTGAGGAAGGTTTTGGAAATCTGATGGATGTAAACGGAAGAACGTCGACTCAAAAATCTTTGAAACATCCTCATTCTTCTCAGTTtgatgatgagaaagaaaacagcaagtCATTGTCTTTTAATTCCCCAAGTAAGCGCTCGTC TTTCTCTCACGGGGGACATCTTTCGAACCACAAATGGGCAGAACCAAAAACTGTGTTACCTCGAAAGCATAAACGTGAGCTGTGGAAAAAGGCTGAAGAACAGGAGATCCTTGACTCAGAGATCAAGTGGACAAAACCGATTTGCTCTCCTCTTAAAAAACGAGCACCACAGCAGCGAAACAGAGGGGTCGATGAAGACAGTTTGGCCATGTTGTTTACTCAGGACTCTGAAGGCTTTAGGGTGATAGCGCATAGAGGCCTGCAAACCAGGAGTCCGCTCAAAGATCAGAGTAATGTAAGCAATGGGATGTTGAGAACTAGTGCTTTTAAatctctggtggaggaggaagcggaggacgACATGCTCTTTACTCAAGACTCTCAGGGAAATGTGGTGATCAAACACTGA
- the mapk15 gene encoding mitogen-activated protein kinase 15 isoform X2 — MNEQKQELTSKIKMSKSYESATISEVEGHISLKYEIKKRLGKGAYGIVWKAVDRQTGEIVAVKKIFDAFRNRTDAQRTFREILFLQEFGDHANIVKLLNVIRAQNDKDIYLIFEYMDTDLHAVIKKGTLLKDIHKRYVMYQLFKAIKYLHSGNVIHRDQKPSNVLLDTDCVVKLCDFGLARSLNQIQEDSGNPALTEYVATRWYRAPEILLGSSRYTTGVDMWSLGCILGEMLLGKALFPGTSTINQIEKIMSAIPHPTPEDILAIKSEYGSSVIQRMLLKPQVPLEDLLQPSVPPDALDLLRGLLVFNPDKRLTAEQALKHPYVARFHNPAKEPALNYDVVLPVDDDVQLSVVQYRNKLYEMILERRTNQGMLRLIQPKNGGCVSSDEKPGVRCEKEGEKGAAVANGGLAGNHEEKPQPEKTDETSHAPSHVGVAKSGPVTGAASSAAEKMSPGKQTYNPITHAPNVFVRSPAASHYHHSTAANRKAVGQTNGNATSPPTEGTNANVTMDQILQRGRSAPVSHNRSFSSALNQTQSNPLVRKEDPSLSAGLQVTSARLNQRSCPQSREARPQPRFNKKVFQSNCNVAAAGDPRAKLGSYAQAYGTINKTELDNLLRSRPYNQ, encoded by the exons ATGAATGAGCAGAAGCAGGAACTgacctccaaaataaaaatgagcaaaagtTATGAATCAGCAACAATCTCTGAGGTGGAGGGACACATCTCTCTCAAGTATGAAATCAAGAAGAGACTTGGAAAAGGG GCCTATGGCATTGTATGGAAAGCAGTTGACAGGCAGACGGGGGAGATTGTGGCTGTGAAAAAGATCTTTGATGCCTTTAGAAACAGGACAGATGCCCAG cgaACATTCCGAGAAATCTTATTTCTTCAG GAGTTTGGAGATCACGCAAACATCGTCAAACTTCTTAATGTCATCAGAGCCCAAAATGACAAAGACATTTACCTCATCTTTGAGTACATGG ATACCGACCTGCACGCGGTAATAAAGAAAGGCACCCTACTGAAGGACATCCATAAACGCTATGTCATGTACCAGCTCTTCAAAGCCATCAAATACTTGCACTCTGGAAATGTTATCCACCGGGACCAAAAG CCGTCCAACGTGCTCTTGGACACCGACTGTGTTGTCAAGCTGTGCGATTTCGGCCTGGCCAGGTCGCTCAACCAGATCCAGGAGGACAGTGGGAATCCCGCGCTGACCGAGTACGTGGCAACTCGCTGGTATCGAGCTCCCGAGATCCTGCTGGGATCCTCAAG GTACACTACAGGTGTGGACATGTGGAGCCTGGGCTGTATCCTGGGAGAGATGCTGCTGGGGAAAGCTCTGTTTCCTGGGACATCCACCATCAACCAGATAGAGAAGATCATGAGTGCCATTCCACACCCCACCCCAGAAg aTATTCTTGCGATTAAATCCGAGTATGGATCCTCCGTCATTCAAAGGATGTTACTAAA ACCCCAGGTGCCTTTGGAGGATCTTCTCCAGCCGTCTGTGCCTCCGGATGCTCTTGACCTGCTGAGGGGTTTGCTAGTTTTCAACCCAGACAAGCGGCTAACAGCAGAGCAAGCCCTCAAGCACCCATATGTAGCCAG GTTCCACAATCCAGCCAAGGAGCCAGCTCTGAACTATGATGTAGTGCTGCCAGTGGATGATGATGTGCAATTGTCTGTGGTTCAGTATCGCAACAAACTGTATGAG ATGATACTGGAGAGGAGAACTAATCAAGGGATGCTAAGGCTGATCCAGCCAAAGAATGGAGGCTGCGTCAGTAGCGACGAGAAGCCCGGTGTGAGGTGTGAGAAGGAAGGGGAGAAGGGCGCAGCGGTGGCAAATGGCGGCTTAGCGGGAAACCACGAAGAGAAGCCGCAGCCTGAAAAGACTGACGAGACGAGCCACGCGCCTTCACATGTGGGCGTCGCTAAATCTGGACCTGTAACTGGAGCCGCCTCATCTGCTGCGGAGAAGATGAGccctggaaaacaaacatacaacCCCATCACACATGCCCCAA atgtttttgttcggAGTCCAGCTGCTTCTCATTATCACCACTCCACTGCAGCCAACAGGAAGGCAGTGGGACAGACGAATGGAAATGCAACTTCACCACCAACAGAGGGCACAAACGCCAATGTA ACCATGGATCAGATCCTACAACGTGGTCGCTCAGCCCCGGTGTCCCATAACCGTTCTTTCTCCTCGGCCTTAAACCAAACCCAGAGCAACCCTTTAGTCCGCAAGGAGGACCCGTCTTTGTCCGCTGGGCTGCAGGTCACATCTGCACGCCTG AACCAGCGGTCCTGTCCTCAGTCTCGTGAAGCTCGGCCACAGCCACGGTTCAACAAGAAAGTGTTTCAGAGTAACTGCAACGTGGCTGCAGCTGGCGACCCACGAGCCAAACTGGGCAGCTACGCGCAGGCCTACGGCACCATCAACAAAACGGAGCTGGACAATCTCCTCCGAAGTCGCCCTTACAATCAGTAG
- the vps28 gene encoding vacuolar protein sorting-associated protein 28 homolog, with protein sequence MFHGIPVTGGVGGAPVNKPELYEEVKLYKNAREREKYDNMAELFAVVKTLQALEKAYIKDCVTPNEYTASCSRLLVQYKAAFKQVQGSDVGSIDDFCRKYRLDCPLAMERIKEDRPITIKDDKGNLNRCIADIVSLFITVMDKLRLEIRAMDEIQPDLRELMETMNRMSNMPPDSEAKDKVSLWLTTLSSMSASDELDDNQVRQMLFDLESAYNAFNRFLHSS encoded by the exons ATGTTCCACGGGATACCAGTCACGGGAGGAGTAGGGGGAG CTCCAGTCAATAAGCCAGAGTTATACGAG GAGGTGAAATTATACAAAAATGCAAGGGAACGAGAAAA GTATGACAACATGGCAGAGTTGTTTGCTGTTGTCAAAACCCTGCAGGCCTTGGAGAAGGCGTACATCAAAGACTGTGTAACACCTAATGA GTACACTGCTTCCTGTTCCAGACTCTTGGTTCAGTATAAGGCTGCTTTCAAACAGGTGCAAGGCTCTGACGTGGGCTCCATCGATGACTTCTGCAGGAAGTACAGA CTTGACTGCCCTTTAGCAATGGAAAGGATCAAGGAGGATCGGCCAATCACCATCAAGGATGACAAGGGCAACCTGAACCGCTGCATTGCAGATATAGTTTCT ctcttcatcactgtgATGGACAAACTGAGACTGGAGATCAGGGCTATGGATGAG ATCCAGCCAGACCTGAGGGAGCTGATGGAAACCATGAACAGAATGAGCAACATGCCTCCAGACTCTGAGGCTAAGGACAAAGTCAGTCTCTG GTTGACCACCCTCAGCAGCATGTCGGCCTCAGATGAGTTGGATGATAATCAGGTTCGTCAGATGCTGTTCGATCTGGAGTCGGCCTACAACGCCTTCAACCGCTTCCTCCACTCCTCCTAA
- the LOC125019652 gene encoding aurora kinase A and ninein-interacting protein isoform X1: MKTSKATVQTSAQEECGVWLDTVQLKGKAKQKRLARPISKLLNPFAQGGGYSLAVALSFTQTKMEMPKTKQSSISTFFTPHQRNLNKMSTSAPPNMDPSTSTTPTVVTSGRKRGRDTYHEESDLCKSDVDHEWDRENVSEADATLWPRQITSVSPSQNIHCEFEEENFEDFKPPKSKRRLTDTSHLLPGDSQPLPQAWSQDPLLTYSQYAESEFYQASQKNATQKNLSDSEPSFLNSLQSEEGFGNLMDVNGRTSTQKSLKHPHSSQFDDEKENSKSLSFNSPSKRSSNLKSLKHPRSSQMDDEKENGKSLSFNSPSKHLSFSHGGHLSNHKWAEPKTVLPRKHKRELWKKAEEQEILDSEIKWTKPICSPLKKRAPQQRNRGVDEDSLAMLFTQDSEGFRVIAHRGLQTRSPLKDQSNVSNGMLRTSAFKSLVEEEAEDDMLFTQDSQGNVVIKH; the protein is encoded by the exons ATGAAGACCTCTAAAGCAACAGTGCAGACATCTGCTCAAGAGGAATGTGGCGTTTGGTTGGACACTGTGCAGCTGAAAGGAAAAGCTAAACAA AAACGTCTCGCTCGCCCCATTTCTAAATTGCTGAATCCCTTCGCTCAAGGTGGGGGATACAGTTTGGCTGTGGCACTCAGCTTCACTCAGACCAAAATGGAAATGCCAAAAACTAAACAGAGTTCTATATCAACCTTTTTCACGCCTCATCAGAGAA ACCTCAATAAGATGTCCACTTCAGCACCACCAAACATGGATCCATCTACCTCAACTACACCCACAGTGGTAACATCTGGGAGAAAACGAGGACGTGACACGTATCACGAAGAGTCTGACTTGTGTAAGTCTGATGTAGATCATGAGTGGGACAGGGAAAATGTGTCAGAGGCTGACGCAACACTGTGGCCGAGGCAAATAACAAGTGTTTCACCTTCACAAAATATACACTGTGAATTTGAAGAGGAGAATTTTGAAGACTTTAAACCGCCAAAGAGTAAGAGGAGGCTCACAGACACGTCACACTTACTACCCGGTGACAGTCAACCTCTTCCACAGGCGTGGAGTCAGGACCCACTGCTTACCTATAGCCAGTATGCTGAAAGTGAATTTTACCAAGCGAGCCAGAAAAACGCCACACAGAAGAACTTAAGCGACTCTGAGCCGAGTTTCCTCAACAGTCTACAAAGTGAGGAAGGTTTTGGAAATCTGATGGATGTAAACGGAAGAACGTCGACTCAAAAATCTTTGAAACATCCTCATTCTTCTCAGTTtgatgatgagaaagaaaacagcaagtCATTGTCTTTTAATTCCCCAAGTAAGCGCTCGTCGAATCTGAAGTCTTTAAAACATCCTCGTTCTTCTCAGATGGAcgatgaaaaagaaaacggcAAGTCATTGTCTTTTAATTCCCCAAGTAAGCACTTGTCTTTCTCTCACGGGGGACATCTTTCGAACCACAAATGGGCAGAACCAAAAACTGTGTTACCTCGAAAGCATAAACGTGAGCTGTGGAAAAAGGCTGAAGAACAGGAGATCCTTGACTCAGAGATCAAGTGGACAAAACCGATTTGCTCTCCTCTTAAAAAACGAGCACCACAGCAGCGAAACAGAGGGGTCGATGAAGACAGTTTGGCCATGTTGTTTACTCAGGACTCTGAAGGCTTTAGGGTGATAGCGCATAGAGGCCTGCAAACCAGGAGTCCGCTCAAAGATCAGAGTAATGTAAGCAATGGGATGTTGAGAACTAGTGCTTTTAAatctctggtggaggaggaagcggaggacgACATGCTCTTTACTCAAGACTCTCAGGGAAATGTGGTGATCAAACACTGA
- the mapk15 gene encoding mitogen-activated protein kinase 15 isoform X3, with translation MNEQKQELTSKIKMSKSYESATISEVEGHISLKYEIKKRLGKGAYGIVWKAVDRQTGEIVAVKKIFDAFRNRTDAQRTFREILFLQEFGDHANIVKLLNVIRAQNDKDIYLIFEYMDTDLHAVIKKGTLLKDIHKRYVMYQLFKAIKYLHSGNVIHRDQKPSNVLLDTDCVVKLCDFGLARSLNQIQEDSGNPALTEYVATRWYRAPEILLGSSRPQVPLEDLLQPSVPPDALDLLRGLLVFNPDKRLTAEQALKHPYVARFHNPAKEPALNYDVVLPVDDDVQLSVVQYRNKLYEMILERRTNQGMLRLIQPKNGGCVSSDEKPGVRCEKEGEKGAAVANGGLAGNHEEKPQPEKTDETSHAPSHVGVAKSGPVTGAASSAAEKMSPGKQTYNPITHAPNVFVRSPAASHYHHSTAANRKAVGQTNGNATSPPTEGTNANVTMDQILQRGRSAPVSHNRSFSSALNQTQSNPLVRKEDPSLSAGLQVTSARLQNQRSCPQSREARPQPRFNKKVFQSNCNVAAAGDPRAKLGSYAQAYGTINKTELDNLLRSRPYNQ, from the exons ATGAATGAGCAGAAGCAGGAACTgacctccaaaataaaaatgagcaaaagtTATGAATCAGCAACAATCTCTGAGGTGGAGGGACACATCTCTCTCAAGTATGAAATCAAGAAGAGACTTGGAAAAGGG GCCTATGGCATTGTATGGAAAGCAGTTGACAGGCAGACGGGGGAGATTGTGGCTGTGAAAAAGATCTTTGATGCCTTTAGAAACAGGACAGATGCCCAG cgaACATTCCGAGAAATCTTATTTCTTCAG GAGTTTGGAGATCACGCAAACATCGTCAAACTTCTTAATGTCATCAGAGCCCAAAATGACAAAGACATTTACCTCATCTTTGAGTACATGG ATACCGACCTGCACGCGGTAATAAAGAAAGGCACCCTACTGAAGGACATCCATAAACGCTATGTCATGTACCAGCTCTTCAAAGCCATCAAATACTTGCACTCTGGAAATGTTATCCACCGGGACCAAAAG CCGTCCAACGTGCTCTTGGACACCGACTGTGTTGTCAAGCTGTGCGATTTCGGCCTGGCCAGGTCGCTCAACCAGATCCAGGAGGACAGTGGGAATCCCGCGCTGACCGAGTACGTGGCAACTCGCTGGTATCGAGCTCCCGAGATCCTGCTGGGATCCTCAAG ACCCCAGGTGCCTTTGGAGGATCTTCTCCAGCCGTCTGTGCCTCCGGATGCTCTTGACCTGCTGAGGGGTTTGCTAGTTTTCAACCCAGACAAGCGGCTAACAGCAGAGCAAGCCCTCAAGCACCCATATGTAGCCAG GTTCCACAATCCAGCCAAGGAGCCAGCTCTGAACTATGATGTAGTGCTGCCAGTGGATGATGATGTGCAATTGTCTGTGGTTCAGTATCGCAACAAACTGTATGAG ATGATACTGGAGAGGAGAACTAATCAAGGGATGCTAAGGCTGATCCAGCCAAAGAATGGAGGCTGCGTCAGTAGCGACGAGAAGCCCGGTGTGAGGTGTGAGAAGGAAGGGGAGAAGGGCGCAGCGGTGGCAAATGGCGGCTTAGCGGGAAACCACGAAGAGAAGCCGCAGCCTGAAAAGACTGACGAGACGAGCCACGCGCCTTCACATGTGGGCGTCGCTAAATCTGGACCTGTAACTGGAGCCGCCTCATCTGCTGCGGAGAAGATGAGccctggaaaacaaacatacaacCCCATCACACATGCCCCAA atgtttttgttcggAGTCCAGCTGCTTCTCATTATCACCACTCCACTGCAGCCAACAGGAAGGCAGTGGGACAGACGAATGGAAATGCAACTTCACCACCAACAGAGGGCACAAACGCCAATGTA ACCATGGATCAGATCCTACAACGTGGTCGCTCAGCCCCGGTGTCCCATAACCGTTCTTTCTCCTCGGCCTTAAACCAAACCCAGAGCAACCCTTTAGTCCGCAAGGAGGACCCGTCTTTGTCCGCTGGGCTGCAGGTCACATCTGCACGCCTG CAGAACCAGCGGTCCTGTCCTCAGTCTCGTGAAGCTCGGCCACAGCCACGGTTCAACAAGAAAGTGTTTCAGAGTAACTGCAACGTGGCTGCAGCTGGCGACCCACGAGCCAAACTGGGCAGCTACGCGCAGGCCTACGGCACCATCAACAAAACGGAGCTGGACAATCTCCTCCGAAGTCGCCCTTACAATCAGTAG
- the LOC125019652 gene encoding aurora kinase A and ninein-interacting protein isoform X3 — translation MKTSKATVQTSAQEECGVWLDTVQLKGKAKQKRLARPISKLLNPFAQGGGYSLAVALSFTQTKMEMPKTKQSSISTFFTPHQRNLNKMSTSAPPNMDPSTSTTPTVVTSGRKRGRDTYHEESDLCKSDVDHEWDRENVSEADATLWPRQITSVSPSQNIHCEFEEENFEDFKPPKSKRRLTDTSHLLPGDSQPLPQAWSQDPLLTYSQYAESEFYQASQKNATQKNLSDSEPSFLNSLQSEEGFGNLMDVNGRTSTQKSLKHPHSSQFDDEKENSKSLSFNSPSKRSSFSHGGHLSNHKWAEPKTVLPRKHKRELWKKAEEQEILDSEIKWTKPICSPLKKRAPQQRNRGVDEDSLAMLFTQDSEGFRVIAHRGLQTRSPLKDQSNVSNGMLRTSAFKSLVEEEAEDDMLFTQDSQGNVVIKH, via the exons ATGAAGACCTCTAAAGCAACAGTGCAGACATCTGCTCAAGAGGAATGTGGCGTTTGGTTGGACACTGTGCAGCTGAAAGGAAAAGCTAAACAA AAACGTCTCGCTCGCCCCATTTCTAAATTGCTGAATCCCTTCGCTCAAGGTGGGGGATACAGTTTGGCTGTGGCACTCAGCTTCACTCAGACCAAAATGGAAATGCCAAAAACTAAACAGAGTTCTATATCAACCTTTTTCACGCCTCATCAGAGAA ACCTCAATAAGATGTCCACTTCAGCACCACCAAACATGGATCCATCTACCTCAACTACACCCACAGTGGTAACATCTGGGAGAAAACGAGGACGTGACACGTATCACGAAGAGTCTGACTTGTGTAAGTCTGATGTAGATCATGAGTGGGACAGGGAAAATGTGTCAGAGGCTGACGCAACACTGTGGCCGAGGCAAATAACAAGTGTTTCACCTTCACAAAATATACACTGTGAATTTGAAGAGGAGAATTTTGAAGACTTTAAACCGCCAAAGAGTAAGAGGAGGCTCACAGACACGTCACACTTACTACCCGGTGACAGTCAACCTCTTCCACAGGCGTGGAGTCAGGACCCACTGCTTACCTATAGCCAGTATGCTGAAAGTGAATTTTACCAAGCGAGCCAGAAAAACGCCACACAGAAGAACTTAAGCGACTCTGAGCCGAGTTTCCTCAACAGTCTACAAAGTGAGGAAGGTTTTGGAAATCTGATGGATGTAAACGGAAGAACGTCGACTCAAAAATCTTTGAAACATCCTCATTCTTCTCAGTTtgatgatgagaaagaaaacagcaagtCATTGTCTTTTAATTCCCCAAGTAAGCGCTC GTCTTTCTCTCACGGGGGACATCTTTCGAACCACAAATGGGCAGAACCAAAAACTGTGTTACCTCGAAAGCATAAACGTGAGCTGTGGAAAAAGGCTGAAGAACAGGAGATCCTTGACTCAGAGATCAAGTGGACAAAACCGATTTGCTCTCCTCTTAAAAAACGAGCACCACAGCAGCGAAACAGAGGGGTCGATGAAGACAGTTTGGCCATGTTGTTTACTCAGGACTCTGAAGGCTTTAGGGTGATAGCGCATAGAGGCCTGCAAACCAGGAGTCCGCTCAAAGATCAGAGTAATGTAAGCAATGGGATGTTGAGAACTAGTGCTTTTAAatctctggtggaggaggaagcggaggacgACATGCTCTTTACTCAAGACTCTCAGGGAAATGTGGTGATCAAACACTGA
- the mapk15 gene encoding mitogen-activated protein kinase 15 isoform X1, producing the protein MNEQKQELTSKIKMSKSYESATISEVEGHISLKYEIKKRLGKGAYGIVWKAVDRQTGEIVAVKKIFDAFRNRTDAQRTFREILFLQEFGDHANIVKLLNVIRAQNDKDIYLIFEYMDTDLHAVIKKGTLLKDIHKRYVMYQLFKAIKYLHSGNVIHRDQKPSNVLLDTDCVVKLCDFGLARSLNQIQEDSGNPALTEYVATRWYRAPEILLGSSRYTTGVDMWSLGCILGEMLLGKALFPGTSTINQIEKIMSAIPHPTPEDILAIKSEYGSSVIQRMLLKPQVPLEDLLQPSVPPDALDLLRGLLVFNPDKRLTAEQALKHPYVARFHNPAKEPALNYDVVLPVDDDVQLSVVQYRNKLYEMILERRTNQGMLRLIQPKNGGCVSSDEKPGVRCEKEGEKGAAVANGGLAGNHEEKPQPEKTDETSHAPSHVGVAKSGPVTGAASSAAEKMSPGKQTYNPITHAPNVFVRSPAASHYHHSTAANRKAVGQTNGNATSPPTEGTNANVTMDQILQRGRSAPVSHNRSFSSALNQTQSNPLVRKEDPSLSAGLQVTSARLQNQRSCPQSREARPQPRFNKKVFQSNCNVAAAGDPRAKLGSYAQAYGTINKTELDNLLRSRPYNQ; encoded by the exons ATGAATGAGCAGAAGCAGGAACTgacctccaaaataaaaatgagcaaaagtTATGAATCAGCAACAATCTCTGAGGTGGAGGGACACATCTCTCTCAAGTATGAAATCAAGAAGAGACTTGGAAAAGGG GCCTATGGCATTGTATGGAAAGCAGTTGACAGGCAGACGGGGGAGATTGTGGCTGTGAAAAAGATCTTTGATGCCTTTAGAAACAGGACAGATGCCCAG cgaACATTCCGAGAAATCTTATTTCTTCAG GAGTTTGGAGATCACGCAAACATCGTCAAACTTCTTAATGTCATCAGAGCCCAAAATGACAAAGACATTTACCTCATCTTTGAGTACATGG ATACCGACCTGCACGCGGTAATAAAGAAAGGCACCCTACTGAAGGACATCCATAAACGCTATGTCATGTACCAGCTCTTCAAAGCCATCAAATACTTGCACTCTGGAAATGTTATCCACCGGGACCAAAAG CCGTCCAACGTGCTCTTGGACACCGACTGTGTTGTCAAGCTGTGCGATTTCGGCCTGGCCAGGTCGCTCAACCAGATCCAGGAGGACAGTGGGAATCCCGCGCTGACCGAGTACGTGGCAACTCGCTGGTATCGAGCTCCCGAGATCCTGCTGGGATCCTCAAG GTACACTACAGGTGTGGACATGTGGAGCCTGGGCTGTATCCTGGGAGAGATGCTGCTGGGGAAAGCTCTGTTTCCTGGGACATCCACCATCAACCAGATAGAGAAGATCATGAGTGCCATTCCACACCCCACCCCAGAAg aTATTCTTGCGATTAAATCCGAGTATGGATCCTCCGTCATTCAAAGGATGTTACTAAA ACCCCAGGTGCCTTTGGAGGATCTTCTCCAGCCGTCTGTGCCTCCGGATGCTCTTGACCTGCTGAGGGGTTTGCTAGTTTTCAACCCAGACAAGCGGCTAACAGCAGAGCAAGCCCTCAAGCACCCATATGTAGCCAG GTTCCACAATCCAGCCAAGGAGCCAGCTCTGAACTATGATGTAGTGCTGCCAGTGGATGATGATGTGCAATTGTCTGTGGTTCAGTATCGCAACAAACTGTATGAG ATGATACTGGAGAGGAGAACTAATCAAGGGATGCTAAGGCTGATCCAGCCAAAGAATGGAGGCTGCGTCAGTAGCGACGAGAAGCCCGGTGTGAGGTGTGAGAAGGAAGGGGAGAAGGGCGCAGCGGTGGCAAATGGCGGCTTAGCGGGAAACCACGAAGAGAAGCCGCAGCCTGAAAAGACTGACGAGACGAGCCACGCGCCTTCACATGTGGGCGTCGCTAAATCTGGACCTGTAACTGGAGCCGCCTCATCTGCTGCGGAGAAGATGAGccctggaaaacaaacatacaacCCCATCACACATGCCCCAA atgtttttgttcggAGTCCAGCTGCTTCTCATTATCACCACTCCACTGCAGCCAACAGGAAGGCAGTGGGACAGACGAATGGAAATGCAACTTCACCACCAACAGAGGGCACAAACGCCAATGTA ACCATGGATCAGATCCTACAACGTGGTCGCTCAGCCCCGGTGTCCCATAACCGTTCTTTCTCCTCGGCCTTAAACCAAACCCAGAGCAACCCTTTAGTCCGCAAGGAGGACCCGTCTTTGTCCGCTGGGCTGCAGGTCACATCTGCACGCCTG CAGAACCAGCGGTCCTGTCCTCAGTCTCGTGAAGCTCGGCCACAGCCACGGTTCAACAAGAAAGTGTTTCAGAGTAACTGCAACGTGGCTGCAGCTGGCGACCCACGAGCCAAACTGGGCAGCTACGCGCAGGCCTACGGCACCATCAACAAAACGGAGCTGGACAATCTCCTCCGAAGTCGCCCTTACAATCAGTAG